A window of Chlorobium phaeobacteroides DSM 266 genomic DNA:
CGGTCCGCAGCTTTATGTGAAAAAGGTGCTGATTCAGCAGGAGTGCCGTGATCTTCTGCCCGAGTATCTGAGATTTGTGGCAGGTGTTGTCGACACCGAAGATCTTCCGCTCAACGTATCTCGCGAAGTGGTTCAGTCAAGCAAGGTTATGGCAAACATCCGCCAGATTCTTACCGGAAAAATTCTTTCGTGGTTTGAATCGATGGCGACAGATCAGCCTGAGAAATTCCGCAAGTTTTACAAGGCGTTCGGTCCTTTTCTGAAAATCGGACTCAATACCGATTTCACTCATCGCGACAGGATTATCGGGCTCATGCGTTTTGAGAGCACCAAAACAGCGGAAGGCGAGTATGTTACCTTCAAAGAGTATGTGGAACGTATGGAGGCCGGGCAAAACGAGATCTACTATCACAGCGGCAGCAACCGCATTCAGCTTCTTGCCCATCCCAACCTTGAATATTTCCAGCACAAGGGTATAGAGGTTCTTCTGTTGAGCGATCCCGTTGATGTTTTTGTTATTCCTTCTATTCATGAGTATGATAAAAAGCCGCTCAAATCCATTGAGAAAGCAGATATTGACTTCACCCGGACAGGCGATGACAAAACGGAGCCCCCGCTTCCCGAAACGCTCTCTCAGCCGCTGCTTGGTCTGTTCCGACAGACGATAGGAGATGTCATTGAAGATGTCGTAGAGTCGCATCGTCTTGTCAGCTCTCCGGTTACACTGGTTTCCGGTAAGGATAGTCTCGACAGCAGTATGGAAAAGATGATGAAAATGATGCATGCGGAGATGCCTGCTGCAAAAAAGATACTCGAAGTCAATACTTCACATCCGATTATCAAAAATCTTTCAGGGATGATTATGGCCAATGAGCATAATCCGCTTATCAGAACGGTCATTCAGCAGTTGTATGATGGAGCGCTTCTGCATGAAGGCAACCTTGATGCGACCACAGGGTTTCTTCAGAGAATGAATGAACTGATCGAGGCTGCAACGATGAGCCGATAATTGAAATGCCGATAACCCAATAACTTTTTAACCTGGAACCGTTGTGAAACAGAGCAGGGATTTTGATGCGAGGCAGGTTGTTGCTTTTCAGAAAAACGAGATTACCGATCACCATATTTACAAAAACCTTTCGGGACGGATAAGCGGTGTGAAAAATCGCAGGATTCTAACCCAGATTGCCGATGATGAAATGAGGCACTACAATATCTGGAAGAATTACTCTCGAAAGGATGTGGGGCCCAGCAGGTTCAAGATCTGGTTTTACACCATGGTCAGCATGCTGTTCGGGTACACTTTCGGGATCAAATTGATGGAAAAAGGTGAACAGAGTGCTTGTGATCTCTATAACAGTATTCCCGGTTCGTTCAAGGAGATTTCCGGCATAATCCGCGATGAAGAGGAGCATGAGCAGGCACTGGTTACCCTGCTCGATGAAGATCGTCTGAAGTATACCGGTTCAATTGTCCTTGGCCTTAATGATGCGCTTGTTGAGCTGATGGGTGTGCTTGCCGGTCTCTCGTTTGCACTGCAGAATACCACGCTTATTGCGTTGACGGCATCAATTACCGGTTTTGCCGCAGCTCTTTCCATGGCATCATCCGAGTATTTATCAACCAAAGCTGAATCAGGGACGAAAAACCCGTTAAAGGCGGCGTTTTTTACAGGGATTGCCTATCTGCTGACTGTTGTGGTGCTCATTACGCCCTACCTTTTGTTTTCAGATTATCTGATATGTCTGGGTCTGGCATTTTTTGGAGCGGTCTGCATTATTGGATTTTTCAATTTCTACATAGCCATTGCGCGGAATGTCCCCTTCAAGGAACGTTTTCTTGAAATGGTCGGACTTTGTTTTACCGTTGCAACACTGAGTTTCGGTGCTGGATATGTCATTCGTTTTGCCTTTGGAATAGACGTATAGGGTCGTTTTTTCAGCGATCCTTCACCGTTTACGGCGTGGTTGAGCCAAGAGTCCTGATGATTTTTTCGTGGTCGACCGGTCCGGATGTATCTACGATGAGCGCGAACCGTTCCTCCTCAGGCAGGAGCGGTTCCTGTAGTTTCATTTGTTCTGAAAGCACCCTTTCATCGGCTTCCGAAGCGTCGTTCCTCTGAAGGGATCGCAGGCGAACCCGCTCAAAAAGCAACTCTTTCGAAGCCTGAAAGAGGATGATTCTGCAAGGACATTGTCTGGTTTCGGCAAGATCCTGAAATGTTTTCCGGTCTTTGGCGCGCAAAAACGTCGCATCGACGAAAACAGTGACTCCGGCATCGATTGCGAGTGCTGCAATATCGAGCAGTTTCCGATAGGTCAGCCTGCTTATCTGAGGCGTGTAGATGGTTTTGTCCGTCTCATTTGAACTTCTTTCAAGAGCCTTTAGTCCGAAGAATCTTTTTCTTTCGATGTCTGAACGGATATGCAGCGCATGCATGTTTGACGCAATTATGGCGGAATGCGTGGTTTTTCCGCTTCCAGAAAAACCTGAAACAAGAATAAGCAGAGGTTTGCTGATGATCGTATAGCGCTTTGCCAGTGCAAGGTATGATTGATGCTCTTTAAGGATTGATGCTCCGGATGCCCCTTCGCTCTCCTGGTTGTATCGAATTGCGGTGACTTTTGCCCTGACAATTGCCCGGTAGACGGCATAGAACGCAAGAACTTTGATTCCCTGATAATCGCCTGTTATCGTCATATAGCTGTTGAGAAACTGCCAGGCAAGATCAGCCCTTCCGGCATGGTCGAGATCCATGAATAAAAAGGCTATATCGCTGATCACGTCAATCCGGAAAAGATTTTGATTGAATTCGATGCAGTCGAAAATGCTCACGTTGTTTCGCCAGAGCACCATGTTGCCGGTATGCATATCGCCGTGGCAGTGGCGGATGAATCCGTTTTTATTTCTATCGGAAAAAACTCCATAAAGTTTTTTGTGCTCGTTGATTATCCATGCTTCAATCTCCGCATGCAAAGCTTTCTCCGTACGGTTTTCATCGTCGGGAAGCAAGTGTGAGAAATTGTCAAGAATCGGCTTAATAAGATTTTCGGGATGACCGGCTTCCGGATCCTCAACAGGCTGAGCGCCGTTGAGATGAAAGTCGGCGACCAGAACGGCTATGGCGTTAACATGTTCTTCAGTGAGGCGATTGGTTGCCAGAAGACGGTCGAGCTCCTGTGAGCGGTCAAACTGTATCATTTTTACGGCATACTCAATAATCTCACCTTTACCGTCAAGTGTGATGGTGTTGCCTGACTGCTTTATCGGAACGACCTCAAGGTAGAGATCAGGGCACAATCGCCTGTTGAGGCGAAGTTCTTCATGACAGAAATGGTGACGTTTCTGCAGCGTTGAAAAATCAAGAAATCCGAGATTGACGGGTTTTTTTATCTTGTATGCAAACTTGCCGGTAAGGATGACCCACGAGATATGGGTTT
This region includes:
- a CDS encoding bifunctional aminoglycoside phosphotransferase/ATP-binding protein; amino-acid sequence: MNPLILALQHPEAYPHVTDNIIIAETHISWVILTGKFAYKIKKPVNLGFLDFSTLQKRHHFCHEELRLNRRLCPDLYLEVVPIKQSGNTITLDGKGEIIEYAVKMIQFDRSQELDRLLATNRLTEEHVNAIAVLVADFHLNGAQPVEDPEAGHPENLIKPILDNFSHLLPDDENRTEKALHAEIEAWIINEHKKLYGVFSDRNKNGFIRHCHGDMHTGNMVLWRNNVSIFDCIEFNQNLFRIDVISDIAFLFMDLDHAGRADLAWQFLNSYMTITGDYQGIKVLAFYAVYRAIVRAKVTAIRYNQESEGASGASILKEHQSYLALAKRYTIISKPLLILVSGFSGSGKTTHSAIIASNMHALHIRSDIERKRFFGLKALERSSNETDKTIYTPQISRLTYRKLLDIAALAIDAGVTVFVDATFLRAKDRKTFQDLAETRQCPCRIILFQASKELLFERVRLRSLQRNDASEADERVLSEQMKLQEPLLPEEERFALIVDTSGPVDHEKIIRTLGSTTP
- a CDS encoding VIT1/CCC1 transporter family protein, coding for MKQSRDFDARQVVAFQKNEITDHHIYKNLSGRISGVKNRRILTQIADDEMRHYNIWKNYSRKDVGPSRFKIWFYTMVSMLFGYTFGIKLMEKGEQSACDLYNSIPGSFKEISGIIRDEEEHEQALVTLLDEDRLKYTGSIVLGLNDALVELMGVLAGLSFALQNTTLIALTASITGFAAALSMASSEYLSTKAESGTKNPLKAAFFTGIAYLLTVVVLITPYLLFSDYLICLGLAFFGAVCIIGFFNFYIAIARNVPFKERFLEMVGLCFTVATLSFGAGYVIRFAFGIDV
- the htpG gene encoding molecular chaperone HtpG, which encodes MTNNDTPGMREYEYKAEMKQLLELIVHSLYTHPEIFLRELISNASDALSKVRFNALTDESIINSDAGLAIRITLDPEAHTIVIEDNGTGMTEEELILNLGTVARSGTLGFLQALKEQQKELDGNLIGQFGVGFYSVFMVTDEVTVETRSSGADSAGYRWRSGAAGTFTIERIEKEQRGTKISFALKDEFKEFSEAYRIEQIIRKYSNFVDFPIFLGDNQINTISALWQRSKNEVSDEERNEFYKFLSNDFNPPLDSLHLSVEGKVCFKALLFLPEEAPPELMYRQGDLESRGPQLYVKKVLIQQECRDLLPEYLRFVAGVVDTEDLPLNVSREVVQSSKVMANIRQILTGKILSWFESMATDQPEKFRKFYKAFGPFLKIGLNTDFTHRDRIIGLMRFESTKTAEGEYVTFKEYVERMEAGQNEIYYHSGSNRIQLLAHPNLEYFQHKGIEVLLLSDPVDVFVIPSIHEYDKKPLKSIEKADIDFTRTGDDKTEPPLPETLSQPLLGLFRQTIGDVIEDVVESHRLVSSPVTLVSGKDSLDSSMEKMMKMMHAEMPAAKKILEVNTSHPIIKNLSGMIMANEHNPLIRTVIQQLYDGALLHEGNLDATTGFLQRMNELIEAATMSR